The following are encoded together in the Drosophila sechellia strain sech25 chromosome 3R, ASM438219v1, whole genome shotgun sequence genome:
- the LOC6620890 gene encoding uncharacterized protein LOC6620890, with protein MEPNESAVQGRDKSPACRTSGDGMEQPENSGAAKTESEVPSSADVDIKVKRPQLSRKDSSVVQEAVMGRKTSTSSGYASNLPLPGLHTLYRRPEVVTRSLAPVVPKGELVQMRPRLVTSADSLPEHKKTKAPKFVPYEPYPGAVNPMISEPTNKHKIHRDKNNLDIAVLVDQVSTLRTQELGTEPTDIKETDTASSQELNSLKEELAKMREERNYFQAQYKFQTQVNSELKSLLVASVGEDLQTRVNLLTEDKLQLARALLDTANNLTTHTEQIEFLAGQCEVWRSKFLASSVMVEELARWKADLTQKNQLLNESTKQLLHATHQIREIQLDMLKQLKFLAKIRFLNLPATDVISLSAENLNILQRMVLHTGVGIPEETLKLSSASTSPLCEAEKYAVRALEFISQPLMATDEAIRALFDQAQRPHYVQSAASEVASADNQQLDKTQ; from the exons ATGGAACCGAATGAAAGCGCGGTGCAAGGAAGGGACAAATCACCGGCTTGTCGCACCAGCGGCGATGGCATGGAGCAGCCGGAAAACAGTGGAGCGGCCAAAACAGAGAGCGAAGTCCCATCGAGTGCTGATGTGGACATCAAGGTGAAGAGGCCGCAATTATCGCGGAAAGACAGCTCCGTTGTCCAGGAGGCTGTCATGGGCAGGAAGACATCAACCAGCAGCGGCTACGCCTCCAATTTGCCCCTTCCTGGCTTACATACCCTGTACAGAAGGCCCGAGGTCGTCACCCGTAGTTTGGCGCCTGTTGTGCCCAAGGGGGAGCTGGTCCAGATGCGGCCAAGACTGGTCACCAGCGCGGACTCGCTGCCCGAACATAAGAAGACCAAGGCACCGAAATTCGTGCCGTACGAACCATATCCGGGTGCCGTGAATCCCATGATCTCTGAGCCAACGAATAAACACAAAATCCATCGGGATAAGAACAACCTGGACATTGCAGTGCTGGTGGATCAGGTGTCCACGCTGCGCACCCAGGAATTGGGGACTGAGCCGACGGATATTAAGGAAACAGACACAGCCAGCAGCCAGGAGCTAAACTCACTTAAAGAGGAGCTGGCCAAGATGCGTGAGGAACGCAATTACTTTCAAGCCCAGTATAAGTTCCAAACGCAGGTGAACAGCGAGCTGAAGAGCCTTCTGGTGGCCTCCGTGGGCGAGGATCTGCAGACACGGGTTAATCTCCTCACGGAGGACAAACTGCAACTGGCCAGAGCTCTACTGGACACTGCCAACAATTTGACCACCCACACCGAACAGATTGAGTTCCTGGCCGGACAGTGTGAGGTCTGGCGATCCAAATTCCTCGCCAGCAGCGTTATGGTCGAGGAGTTAGCCCGCTGGAAAGCCGATCTCACACAGAAGAATCAGCTATTGAACGAGTCAACGAAGCAACTGCTGCATGCCACCCATCAGATCCGCGAAATTCAGCTAGATATGCTTAAGCAACTGAAGTTCCTGGCCAAGATTCGATTCCTCAACCTACCCGCCACCGATGTAATCAGCCTGAGTGCCGAAAACCTGAACATTCTCCAACGCATGGTCCTGCACACTGGCGTGGGCATTCCCGAGGAGACCCTTAAGTTGTCCAGCGCCAGCACAAGTCCACTTTGTGAGGCGGAGAAGTACGCGGTTAGG GCCTTGGAATTCATTAGTCAGCCCCTGATGGCCACCGATGAAGCCATACGAGCACTTTTCGACCAGGCCCAGCGGCCCCACTACGTGCAATCAGCTGCATCCGAAGTAGCTTCTGCCGATAATCAGCAGCTAGATAAAACGCAATAG